From Dermochelys coriacea isolate rDerCor1 chromosome 23, rDerCor1.pri.v4, whole genome shotgun sequence, one genomic window encodes:
- the SHISA7 gene encoding protein shisa-7, with protein MYHLLTVLLCATLEALSCRPALAVLQAPRPANHSRALPSLLAHLKRLAGVNGTGAGAWGGRAAETCQGYYDVMGQYDAAFNCTTGGYRFCCGTCHYRFCCEHRAMRLEQGRCTNVETPFWAHTQASSTAGPGGRGPGGSEAARQQSNSTVYVVCGVISFTLAVGLGIKVAFGKASRRPQGREINMPRALVDILRHQAGTSLRSERGNSNILNPASQDNGPARPPKNLHNPSKPCQSNLDNVHHNYVHLNVSSPKHHAATLDWRVHHTPTSGLKYNTLTCSRSFHNLSHLPPSYESAIKSELSRYSSLKRLAEKDMDELYLKRRHLAELTRGTLPLHAMKMNYERYGEAAQHPRRVMSQEHILSDGYRPSPYECTGPRERVVSHERLLSREALHSQEPLLSPERLHQGTGPFQELRLGHQKALSQTNICAAGTPLLERHQGHKMNSHPSSANSAQAAWEVGSNHTANRRQGFGARRQSTIEQLQFIPGHHPSQHLRTGSKNEVTV; from the exons ATGTACCACCTGCTGACTGTCCTCCTCTGCGCCACCCTGGAGGCCCTGAGCTGCCGGCCAGCCCTGGCGGTCCTCCAGGCTCCTCGCCCAGCCAACCACAGCCGGGCGCTGCCCAGCCTGCTGGCTCACCTCAAGCGGCTGGCAGGGGTCAACGGCACAGGGGCGGGGGCCTGGGGGGGCCGGGCGGCCGAGACATGCCAGGGCTACTACGACGTCATGGGCCAGTACGACGCTGCCTTCAACTGCACCACGGGCGGCTACCGCTTCTGCTGTGGCACGTGCCACTACCGCTTCTGCTGCGAGCACCGGGCCATGCGGCTGGAGCAGGGCCGCTGCACCAATGTGGAGACCCCCTTCTGGGCCCAcacccaggccagcagcacggCTGGGCccgggggccgggggccggggggcTCCGAGGCCGCCCGCCAGCAGAGCAACAGCACCGTCTACGTGGTCTGCGGTGTCATCAGCTTCACCCTGGCCGTGGGCCTGGGCATCAAGGTGGCCTTTGGCAAGGCTTCCCGCCGGCCCCAGGGGCGGGAGATCAACATGCCCAG ggctCTTGTCGACATTCTCCGGCACCAGGCTGGGACCAGCTTGCGCTCCGAGCGCGGCAACAGCAACATCCTGAACCCGGCTTCCCAGGACAACGGGCCGGCGCGGCCCCCCAAGAACCTTCACAACCCCAGCAAGCCCTGCCAGAGCAACCTCG ACAATGTGCACCACAACTACGTGCACCTCAACGTGAGCAGCCCGAAGCACCACGCCGCCACGCTGG ACTGGCGAGTGCATCACACCCCAACCTCGGGCCTGAAGTACAACACGCTCACCTGCTCCCGCTCCTTCCACAACCTCTCGCACCTGCCCCCGTCCTACGAGTCGGCCATCAAGTCGGAGCTCAGCCGCTACTCCTCGCTCAAGAGGCTGG cggAGAAGGACATGGACGAGCTGTACCTGAAGCGACGGCACCTGGCCGAGCTGACGCGGGGCACGCTGCCCCTGCACGCCATGAAGATGAACTACGAGCGCTACGGGGAGGCGGCCCAGCACCCGCGGCGGGTGATGTCCCAGGAGCACATCCTCTCGGATGGCTACCGCCCCTCCCCCTACGAATGCACCGGCCCCCGGGAGCGGGTCGTCTCCCACGAGCGGCTGCTCTCCCGCGAGGCCCTGCACTCCCAGGAGCCTCTGCTCTCACCCGAGCGCCTGCACCAGGGCACTGGGCCCTTCCAGGAGCTGCGGCTGGGCCACCAGAAGGCCCTGTCCCAGACCAACATCTGTGCCGCTGGCACCCCGCTGCTCGAACGCCACCAGGGGCACAAGATGAACTCCCACCCGTCCTCCGCCAACTCCGCCCAGgctgcctgggaggtgggcagcaACCACACGGCCAACCGGCGCCAGGGCTTCGGCGCCCGCCGCCAGAGCACCATCGAGCAGCTGCAGTTCATCCCCGGGCACCACCCCAGTCAGCACCTCCGCACCGGGAGCAAGAACGAGGTCACCGTGTGA